In the genome of Tsukamurella paurometabola DSM 20162, the window GAAGCGGTGCAGCTGACCGACTTCAACGCCCTCTCCCCCGCCGAGGCGGCCCGCATCGCGGCGGTGTGGGCCGCGATTCCCGCATGGGTCGACGGGGTGGTCACCGGCCGTCCGTACCGAACGATCAGTGATCTCGAAGCCACCGCTACCGGACTCGCCGCGGCGTGGACGGACCGCGACCTGGATGCCGCGCTCGCTCACCATCCCCGGATCGGTCAGCGCGCGGAGGGCGACGGCGCCGACGCCCGCGCCTCAGCGTCCGAGCAGGCCGCGGTCGCGGACGCGACGGCAGCACTGCACGCGGCGATCACGGATGCGAACGCCGCGTACGAGTCCCGGTTCGGCCGTGTCTTTCTGGTCCGTGCGGCAGGCCGGACTGCCGCGGAGATCCTCGGCGAGGCGCACCGGCGGCTCGGTAACGACGACGATGCCGAGCTGCGCGAGGCGCTCGATGCGCTCAACGAGATCGCCCTGCTCCGAATCCGTTCCGATCTGACCGAGGAGGCACCGGCATGAGCCGGATCACCACGCACATCCTGGACGCCGTTCAGGGCAGCCCCGCCGCCGGCGTGGAAACCGTGCTGGCGCGGCCCGGCGGTCCCGAGATCGCCCGGGGCCGCACCGACGCGGACGGACGCCTCGCTCTCGGTCCCGACGATCTGCCGGACGGCGACTACCAACTCCGGTTCGACACCGGCCGCTACTTCGCGGAATCCGGCCGCGCGAGCTTCCATCCGTCCGTGACCATCGCCTTCACCGTGGCCGACGCCCCGCACTACCACGTGCCGTTGCTGCTCAGCCCGTACTCGTACACCACGTACCGGGGAAGCTGACCGACGCGAAACACCGCCGTAATCCGCTGGGCCGGATCGGAAATACTCGCGTGACACGGCCCGCATAGCGTGCCGAAGCATGAAGGTCATCATCATCGGCGCCGGCGTCGGCGGGACCAGTGCCGGTATCGCCCTGCGCAGGCTCGGTCACGACGTGACCATCTACGACAAGATGCGCGAGAACAAGCCGGTGGGTGCGGCGCTGTCGCTGTGGTCGAACGGTGTGAAGGTGCTGAACTGGCTCGGCCTCGCCGAGCAGGTCGCCGCGCTCGGCGGAGACATGGCGACCATGGCGTACCACGACGGGCACAGCGGCGAGCAGCTGTGCCGGTTCAGCCTCGCTCCGGTTACCACCATGACCGGGCAGAAACCGTATCCGGTGGCGCGCGCGGATCTTCAGGCGCTCCTCATGCGGACCTTCGGCGTGGACGACATCCGCCTGGGCATGCGGTTGACCGAGGTGCACGACGACGGCACCACCGTCACCGCGACCTTCGCCGACGGCAGCACCGACACCGCCGACATGCTGATCGGAGCCGACGGGGCCCGGTCCACGATCCGTGACTACGTGACCCGCGACGGCGCGCCGCGGATCGAGCGGAAGTACTCGGGCTACACCAACTTCAACGGGCTGGTCGCACTCGATGCGGATATCGGGCCGGCGGATCAGTGGACCACCTATGTGGCCGAGGGGAAACGGGCCGCGGTGATGCCGATCGCGGGCGGCCGGTTCTACTTCTGGTTCGACGTTCCGCAGCCCGCAGGCCTGGCCCACGATCCCGACGACGGGATCGCCCCGTTGCGCGCGGCATTCGCCGGCTGGGCGCCGGGTGTGCAGACCCTGTTGGACGCCATCGACCCGGCGTCCTCGCTCAATCGGGTCGAGATCTGGGACGTCGATCCCTTCCACACCTGGGTCAAGGGCCGCGTCGCGATCCTCGGCGACGCCGCACACAACACCGCGCCCGATATCGGCCAGGGTGCGTGCTCCGCGCTCGAAGACGCCTTCGCCCTGGGGATCACCGTTGCCACCAACACCGTGTCGGTCGAGGACTCACTGTTGCGGTACCAGCGGATCCGCTCGGAGCGCGCCGGCGAACTGGTGCTGCGAGCGCGGCGACGCGGCGACGAGACACACGCCTTCGACCCCGCGATCACGCAGGCCTGGTACGACAGCCTCCGCGGTACCGACGGGGCTGGAATCATCCGGGGCATCGTGGGAAACATCGAGGACAGCCCGATCAACCTCGGGGGCGGCGTGCTCGGAGCCTGATCACCGGTGTGCGATCACCTCGGCGGCGATGGCCACCGCGATCTCACCCGGCCCGCTCGCCCCGATCGCGATCCCGACGGGTGAGCGGAGAGCCGCGATGGCGGTTCCGGCGACACCGGCGGCAGCGAGGGCGGTGCGGTGCCTCTCCGCGGTCGTGACCGACCCGAGAGCACCGACGTACCCGACGCCGGCGCGCAGCGCCGCCGCGAGCACCGCCGTGGCGTATCGCTCGTCGTGGGTCAGCAGAACGAGCGCGTCGTGCGGCCCCGGATTTGCGCGTCCGAGTTCTCTGTCGGGCCATCCACAGATCACCTCATCCGCATCAGCGACCTGCATCGCGGTGGCGAAGGCCGGCCGGGGGTCCATCACCACCACTCGATACCCCAGTGGACCTGCGATGGACGCGAGCGACGCCGCGAGCGTGGTCGCCCCCACGAGGAACAGCCGGCGCGTGGGCGCGGCCCGCCGACCTCGCTCGGCGATGGCGGCGAGAACCTGGTCCGGATCGCCTCCGGCGGTGACCGGTTCAATCCCTACCCGCAGCGTTCCACCGCAGGTGGTCGCCGCGAAGGGCGCGCCCTCAGGGCCGTACGTCCGGGTGCGCGGCCTACCGTCCGCGAGGACCCGGTGGGCGACCGCGATCACATCGCTCTCGACGCATCCGGCCGAGATGGAGCCCACCGCTCCGCCTTCCCACACCAGCAGCTGTTCACCCACCGGTAGCGGCGCGGGCCGGGTGACCTCGTCGATCGTCGCCACGGCGAATGGCCCAGGGAGCGCGCTCACAGCCAGGCGGAAGGATTGCGGGAGTGCGTGTCTCACGGTCCGACTCCAGGAGCGAGACGATCGATATCCCGTCCGGTCGCGATGTCGCCGCATTCGACCCGCACCGTCGCCCCCGGAAGGTGCGGTCCGAGACCGTGATCCGCGTGCAGCGGTCCAGCGGCGCGAAGCGCCCGCGCCAGCGGACGGCGATGCTCCGCCGAGACGTATACCGGATGCCCCACCGTCCCGCGGTAGACAGCGCGGGCGATACCCGACGATGCGCAACACCCTGCCGCGATCACCCGCCGCACGCACTCGGCGTTCACATCCGGAGTGTCGACGGGCATCAGCACCACCGCACCGTCGGCGCGCGTGAGCCCCGCCGCCACCGACCTGCTCAAACCCACCTGCCAATCGGGGGCGAGCACGGTCCGCGCCCCGGCGATCCGCGCCGACGGGTCGGCCCCGAGAACGACGAGCACGCTGCCGCACCCGCCCGCTCGGAGCGCCCGTACCGCGGAGTCCGCCCAGCGACCGCCGTCCGCGCGCACCTTGGGCATGCCGAATCGGCTGCCCGCACCGGCGGCGAGCAGCACTCCGGTGGGGCGGAATCCGGCGTCCTCACCGGCCTGTCGGTCGTGCATCGCCGCAGTGTAGGCACGACCTCCCCGCCTCCGCGCGGCACCTGTGCGATCCTCCAAAGCCACGCCCGTGCGCGCCGTACTTTTCGTTTCTCCGGCGCAGGCGCGACGCGCGCACCGCGAGCACGCTGGTGCCATGACCGCATCCCTCTCGCCCACGCGTGCCGCCACGACGCACCCCGTTGACCGGGTGCCGTCCGCCGGTCGGCTTGTCGCGTACGGCGCACAGCACGTCGTCGCCTTCTACGCGGGGGCGGTGCTGGTCCCCATCATCATCGCGCGGTCGATCGGCTTGTCGGCCGACGAGCTGCGCCTACTGATCATGGCGGACCTGTTCACCTGCGGTATCGCCTCGATCATCCAGTCTGTGGGCTTCTGGAAGGTAGGCGTGCGACTGCCCCTGTTGCAGGGTGTCACCTTCGCGTGCGTGAGCCCGGTGGTGGCGATCGCGCTCAGTAAGGGCGGCGGAACCGCGGGCCTTTTGTACGCCTACGGCGCCGTCATCGTCGCAGGGATCGTCACCTTCCTGATCGCGCCGTATTTCGCGCGCCTGCTGAAGTTCTTCACTCCGGTGGTCACGGGCACGGTGCTCACGCTGATCGGCATCTCACTGCTGCCGGTGGGTGCGCGCGATGCCGTCACGAATCCACATACCGGACAAGAAGACCCCGCGAACGCCCGGTGGCTGCTGTATGCACTCGGCACGATCGCGGTGATCGTGCTGATCCAGCGCTTCTTCCGCGGCTTCATGAAGACGGTCGCGGTCCTGATCGGCCTCGTGGGCGGCACCGCCGTCGCCTTCCTGCTCGGCGACGCCTCCTTCGACGAGGTGGGTCGCGCCGACGCGATCGGCTTCGCGCATCCGTTCGTCTTCGGTATGCCCCGGTTCGACCCGATCGCCATCATCTCGATGATCGTCGTCATGCTCATCATCGCGGTCGAATCGACCGGCAGTGTGTTCGCCACCGGCGACATCGTGGGCAAACGTATCGGCAAGGAGGAGATCGCCGCCACCGTCCGCGCCGACGGGGTCGCCTCGATCATCGGTGGAGTCTTCAATTCCTTTCCCTACACCTGCTTCTCGGAGAATGTCGGGCTGGTGCGCCTGACCGGCGTGAAGAGCCGCTGGGTGGTGGCGGCGGCCGGTGGCATCATGATCGTGCTGGGCCTGCTGCCCAAGGGGGCTGCCGCGGTGGCGGCGATTCCCGCGCCCGTGCTCGGCGGCGCGGCGCTCACCCTGTTCGCCACCGTTGCGGTGATCGGTATCCAAGTGCTCTCACGGGTGGACTTCTCCGATCACCGCAATCTGATCATCGTCGCCACGTCGCTGGGAATGGGACTGCTGGTGACCACCTACCCGAAGATCTCCGAGGCGGTACCGCCGTGGCTGGAGATCCTGTTCGGATCGGGGATCACGCTCGGCAGCGTCACCGCGATCGCCCTGAACGTGTTGTTCTTCCACGTCGGCCGACGCGAGGGACCGGCGGTCGCAGGAGGCCCGGCGGTGGGGGTTATCACGCTCCCGGAAGTCAACCGCATGTCGCGACAGCGGTTCGGCGAGGTCTTCGGATCGGTGGTGCAGAACAACGATTGGGTTCTGGACCGCGCGTTCGCCGAGGCGCCGTTCGCCGATACCGGAGCACTGCGCGCCGCCTTCGCGGAAGCGATCCTCGGCGGATCCGATGCTGAGAAGACCGATCTCATCCGTTCCTTTCCCGATCTCGGCGCACGAAGCTCCGACGGCGAGGCCTTGGCGGCCGATCACGTCGCCCTCGCCGAGCTCGGTCCCGAAGAGCGGGCCGAAGTCGACGCACTGGCGGTGGCTTACCGCGACCAGTTCGGCTTCCCGTTGGTGGTGTGCGCCCGGGAGATCGCGCACTACGACCGGGTCCTGCGATCGGGGCGCGAACGCCTGGAGAACTCTGCGGCCACCGAACGCGCCTTCGCGGTGGTCGAGGTCGCCAAGATCGTCAACTACCGGTTCGACGACACCGTGGCGAACGCGAACCCGATCGCCTCGGCGCTCGGGGCGGGTCCGGCGATCGAGCGTCGGTGGTGATGCCCGTGCGCACGAGTGTCTTCCGGGCACGGCTGGTCGACACCGTCTCCGGTGCCAACGGCCCCGAGCTGCGGATCGAGCCCGACGGTGCGCTCGTCGTGCGCCCAGACGGAACGATCGGCTACCGCGGCCCGTGGTCCCGGTTGCCCGCCGAGTACTCGGCGGCACCGGTCACCGACCATCGCCGGGGCTACCTGCGCCCCGGGTTCGTGGATACCCATGTGCACTTCCCGCAGGTCTTCTCGACCGGTGCCTACGGCGGAGGTCGGTTGCTCACCTGGCTGGAACGCTGCATCTTCCCGGCGGAGGCGCGCCTGCGTGACCCCGCCTTCGCTGAGGTCGCCGCCGAGGCATTCTGCGCGCGCCGGGCCGCGGTGGGCACCACCACCGCCCTGGTGTTCGGATCGGCCTTCCCACAGGCGCAGAAGGCGCTGTACACGCGGTCGCTCGCGTGGGGGCTACGCACCGTCTCCGGGCGCGGTGTGCAGACGCTCGGGCCGCCCGCGGCCGGTCCGCTGCTGACCGACCTCGATACCGCACTCGGCCTGTGCCGCGATGAGATCGATGAGTGGCACGGGGCCGGTGGCGGATTGATCGGCGCAGCCGTGGTTCCGCGCTTCGCGCTGTCGCTGGCTCCCGCCGATATGCAACGACTCGCCACGCTCTACGACGAGGTTCGAGGGCGGGGCGTCTACTTCCACACCCACCTCTCGGAGAACGACTCGGGCCCTGACGGCGAGGTGGCTACCGTGCGCCGCACCTACGGGGTCGCGAACTACCTCGACGCCTACACCGGGTTCCTCGGCCGCCGTTCGGTCTTCGCCCACGCCGTGCACTGCCACGACGACGAACTCGCCCGTCTGGCCGGGGCGGGCTCGTCGATCGCGCACTGTCCCGTCTCGCAGCTCTTCCTCGGGTCGGGCACGATGCCGTGGCGGCGCACCGCCGACGCCGGCGTCACCGTGGCACTGGGCACCGATGTCGGTGCCGGCGACGAGTGGCTCCTGCCCCGCGTCGCGAACGCCGCGTACAAGGTGCACCTCAGCGACGGCGAGGGTTCGATCGCACTCGACGCCGCGACCTTGCTCGACCTGTGCACCCACGCAGGTGCCCGAGCCCTCGATCTCGATGATCGCATCGGAAACCTGGATGTGGGCATGGACGCCGACTTCGTGGTGATCGATCCCGACCGCTCGCCGGGGCTACGCGATCAGCTCGAGCACAGCGGCGGGAATGGGGCCGAAGCGGAGGTGTTCACCCTGCTCATGACGATGCGCGAGGACGCCGTGGCCTCGACCCACGTGCGTGGGCGGCGGGTTCACGCCCCCTAGCTCAGAGCAGTTCGAGCGCCAGCGAGACATCGACCCGGGCCCGGTTGTCCGCCAGATCGCGGCCGCTCAACTCGGCGGCTTTACCGATCCGGTAGCGCACGGAGTTCGGATGCAGGTGCAGCTCGTCGGCGGTCCGTACCCACGAGCCTCCGGTCGCCAAGAACACTCGTAGTGTAGCCACCAGCTCCGCACCGGACCGCTGGTCGTGCTCGATGACGGGACCGAGAACCCTGGCCACGAAGTCTTCGCGAACCCGATCGGGGACGTAGGCGAACAACGCACGGGCCGAACTCAGTTCAGCGGCGGTGTGCATGCTCACGGAGTCGCCGTCCCCGAGATCGGCGGCCAGTCGCGCGGCCCGCACGGCGCCGCCCACCCCCTCGGCCGGCGACGGATCGGAGACACCGATGCGTATGCGCCCGTCCACGATCGGTGCGACCCGCTCCAGGTGTCGGCGTAGCTCGGCACAGGCCGCCGCGACCGCTCCACCGGGCACGTGCGCGATCACGTCACCGGTGTCCACGCCGACGGTGACCCGTGCCAGCGATACCAGGCCATCGCGCACCAGCCCGCGGAGCACCCGGGGATCGCGGCCACGCACCACGACGACGCTGCCCGGACCGAGCGCACCGTCGCCGCCGACCATAGCCGCGACGGCCGCATCGCCGTCCGCGTCCACCAGTCTCGCGACATCGGACTCCCGGGCGCGCACCAACGTGGTGATCGCGATGAACTCGTCATAGGCGTCCCATGCGTCGCGGCCGATCGCAGCGGGGACGGCTCCGAGGAACAGGTACCACGCGGACGCGAGATTCCGGCGCGATCCCACCGGGACGAGCGTGCCGCCCGCGACCGCGAGCGGGAAGCTCCGGGTGGTCCGCGCGGCGGCGGCGATCTCGTCCAGCTGGTTATCGGTGGTCGCGAGCCCCACCGCCGCGACCCGCTTCCCGGCCGCGGTGATCAGCTGGCAACCGATTCCGGTGGCCGCCACCACCGAGGCCGCGATCTCGTCGAGCGCGCGACCCTCCGCGAGCGCCGCCAGCAACTTGCGGGACCGGTCGAGGGCCGCGTGTACCTGCTCCGCCTGCCGCTGGGCGGCGTGGATGAACGCCTGGGTCAGATCACCGAAGGAGACATCGGCCGGCACCGCGAACAGGGCCATCCCGGCTCGGGCGCAGGCGTCCACGAAATGGTCGGGTACCGCCCCGAAGTGATCCATACCCGCGCCGATCGCGACGGCACCGCCGGCAGCAGCGGAGTCGACGAACCGCACGCTCTCGGCCGCGTCCCCCGAGTGGAACAACAGCCCCGTCAGCACGAGTTCGCCGCCGCTGAGATACCGCTCGGGAACGGGTTGGTCGGTAGTGAAGACACGGCCGAGTTCGATCGCGCGGGCGTCACCGGGGTCGACGAGCAGGCGCAGCCGGAACTCCGGGTCGTCGATCAGCTGGCCCAGCCGCACGGCGCACTCCTTCCGTCGTAGATTCCCACAATAAGGTCGCCGTGTAACCACAGGATTTCGTAGCCGGAGCGGTGTCCTCGGACTGCGGAAGCCCGTTGAATCGACCCATGGACCTCCCCACCATCGCCACCGTGATCGCCCCCGGCGAGCGGGGCGCGCTCCCCGGATCCGGGCTGCTCGTCGCGGGTGGCACCTGGGTCTTCTCCGAGCCGCAGCTCGAACACACCACGCTCGTCGACTTGATGGCCCTGGGCTGGCGGCCGGTCACTGTGCGATCCGACGGCGTGGACGTGGCGGCCACCGCGACCCTCGAGGAGTTGGCGACGTTCGCATTCCCCGGCGACTGGCCGGCGACGCGACTGTTCGGGGAGGCCGCGCAGTGCCTGCTCGCCTCGTTCAAAGTGCTCGGTGCCGCGACGATCGGCGGGAATCTCGCGCTGGCCTACCCGGCCGGGGCCATGATCGCGGTCGCGGTGGCGCTGCAGGCCGAGGTGCTCATCTGGCGGGCCGCCGGCACCGTCGACGTGGTTGCGGCGGAGGACTTCGTGCGCTGGAGCGGTCGCACCGTGCTCGAACCCGGCGATGTGATCCGCAGTCTGCTCTTTCCGGCCGCCACTCTCGCCGCGCCCACAGCGCTACGGAAAGCCGCGATGGCCGATCGCGGACGTTCTGGAGTGCTGGTGATCGGCCGCACCGAACCGGACGGAACTCCGCGGCTCGTGGTGACGGCGGCCACGCACCGGCCGGTGGTCCTCGGCTCGGGAACCCCGTGGGCGTCGGCGGGTTCGACGATTCCGGACGAGCTGTTCGTCGACGATGTCCACGGGGCCGCCGATTGGCGGCGTGCGGTGGTCGGGGTCCTCGCCGCCGAGGTCCGCCGCCGAGTTGGGCTGGGCGTCGTGAAGCTCACCGTGGACGGTCGCGCCGTCGAGGTCGACGCGGGCCCCGGCCGCTGCCTGCGCACCGTGCTGCGCGATGTGGGTGCCCACGCGGTCAAACGCGGCTGCGACCACGGCGACTGCGGAGCGTGCACCGTGCTGGTGAACGGCATCGCTCGGCACTCATGCATCACTCCGGCGTTCCGGGCCGACGGTGCGGAGATCGTCACCGCCGAGGGGTTGGCCCCGGCGGGCGAGACCGGCGCTGTGGCCGGCGATTTCGTCGCTGCGGCGGGATTCCAGTGCGGTTACTGCACGCCGGGAATGGTGGTCACGGCGACCGCGCACCGCCAAGGGCAGGGCCCCCGCGACGAATCGGAGGCCTTCAAAGGCAACCTGTGCCGGTGTACGGGTTACCGGTCGATCCGCAGCGCGCTCGCCGGCGAGGCCGGCGCCGAGTGTCCGCGGGCGCCCGCGGCGCACCCCGTGGCGACCGGGACGGCGGCGTTCACCCTGGACGAGGCGCCACCCGTGGGAACCCTCCACCTGCGATTCGTGCTGAGCCCACACGCGCACGCCCGGATGCTCACCGTGGATGCGACACCCGCGCTGGCGATCGCCGGTGTGCGCGCGGTGCTCGGCCCGGACGACGATCCCGGTGTGCTGCATTCCTGGGCCCGTCACCATCATCGCGAGGACGATCCCGACGATACGGTGCTCTACGACAGCATCGCCCGGTACGTGGGCCAGCGGATGGTCGCCGTCCTCGCGGACGATCCGCGGGCGGCCGAGCGCGGCGCCGCGGCGGTGATGGTGGAGTACGAGGTCCTGCCCCCGGTGCTCGACCCGGAAACGGCGATGGGCTCGACGGTCCTGGTGCACGGGGACAAGGGCGCCGCCTCTCGGATCGCCGACGCCGGGCGCAATCTCGTGGCCGCTGGTTCGGCGCACACCGGAGACGTCGAGCACGGGCTCGATGCGGCGGCGTACACGGTGGACGAGGTATGGCGCACCGGGCGAGTACAGCACGTCCATCTGGAGACCCATTGCGCCCGAGCGTGGGTCGCCGACGACGGCCGCCTGACTGTGCGCAGTTCCACGCAGGTGCCCTTCCTCGTCCGTGACGAGCTGGCGCTGGTGCTGGGTCTCGACCGGGACCGGGTACGCGTGCTCACGGGACGGGTCGGTGGCGGTTTCGGGGGGAAGCAGGAGATGCTGCTGGAGGCCTACGTCGCGCACGCCGCACTCCGTCTGGGCGTTCCGGTGCAATGCGAGATGACCCGGCGCGAGCAGTTCGTCTCCGCGCCCTCGCGGCATCCGATGCGGGTGCGTGTCCGCGCGGGTTGCGATAGCGACGGCGTGCTCACCGCGCTCGACATCGATGTGCTCGCCGATGCCGGTGCCTACGGCAATCATTCGACAGGCGTGATGTTCCATGGCTGCAGCGAATCCGTCGCGGTGTATCGATGCCCGAACAAGCGGATCGAAGCGCGGGCGGTGTACACGAATACGCTGCCGTCCGGCGCCTTCCGGGGATACGGGCTGGGGCAGGTCGGCTTCGCCATCGAGGGTGCGATGACCGAACTGGCGGTGCAGGCGGGGCTGGATCCGGTGGAGTTCCGGCGCCGCAATGTAGTCCGCCCCGGAGACCCGCTGGTGGACTTCCACGTGGCCGGCCCGGATCCGGAACACGGTGATCTCACCTACGGCGGCAGCTACGGACTGGACCAGTGTCTCGACGCGGTGGACCGGCGGTTGGGCACGCCGGCGGACGGTCCGCCCGGGTGGGCGATCGGCCGTGGCGCCGCACTTGCGATGATCGCGACACTGCCGCCGCGGGGGCACGTCGCCGATGCCACCGTCGAGCTGACGACCGAGGGGCCGGTGCTCTCGGTGGGCACGGCGGAGTTCGGGAACGGCACCACTACCGTGTTGGGACAACTCGTGGCCCGGTCGCTCGGTTGCCGCCCGGACGAGGTGACGATCCGGCAGTCCGATACCGACGCGGTCGGGCACGACACGGGCGCCTTCGGATCCGCGGGCACCGTCGTGGCGGGGCGGGCGGTGCTCGCCGCCGCCGAGGACGCAGCCGGACAGGTGCGCGCCGCCCTGAGTCTCGGACCGCAGGCACCGCTCGATGGAATCTCGTTGCGGGACTTCGCCGGGACGGTCGGACGCGGGCGGCACGACGGTACGCCGCGCTCGCTGGCCTTCAATGTGCAGGGTTTCACGGTGGCCGTGCGGCGCGAGACCGGCGAGGTGCGGATCCTGCGGTCCGTGCATGCGGCCGATGCCGGGACGGTACTCAATCCCGAACAGTTGCGGGGGCAGATCGAAGGCGCGGTGGTGCAGGCGCTCGGCACGGCGATGTACGAGGAGATGCGGATCGATGAGTCCGGGGCGGTGGAGAATCCAG includes:
- a CDS encoding XdhC family protein: MRHALPQSFRLAVSALPGPFAVATIDEVTRPAPLPVGEQLLVWEGGAVGSISAGCVESDVIAVAHRVLADGRPRTRTYGPEGAPFAATTCGGTLRVGIEPVTAGGDPDQVLAAIAERGRRAAPTRRLFLVGATTLAASLASIAGPLGYRVVVMDPRPAFATAMQVADADEVICGWPDRELGRANPGPHDALVLLTHDERYATAVLAAALRAGVGYVGALGSVTTAERHRTALAAAGVAGTAIAALRSPVGIAIGASGPGEIAVAIAAEVIAHR
- a CDS encoding solute carrier family 23 protein, whose amino-acid sequence is MTASLSPTRAATTHPVDRVPSAGRLVAYGAQHVVAFYAGAVLVPIIIARSIGLSADELRLLIMADLFTCGIASIIQSVGFWKVGVRLPLLQGVTFACVSPVVAIALSKGGGTAGLLYAYGAVIVAGIVTFLIAPYFARLLKFFTPVVTGTVLTLIGISLLPVGARDAVTNPHTGQEDPANARWLLYALGTIAVIVLIQRFFRGFMKTVAVLIGLVGGTAVAFLLGDASFDEVGRADAIGFAHPFVFGMPRFDPIAIISMIVVMLIIAVESTGSVFATGDIVGKRIGKEEIAATVRADGVASIIGGVFNSFPYTCFSENVGLVRLTGVKSRWVVAAAGGIMIVLGLLPKGAAAVAAIPAPVLGGAALTLFATVAVIGIQVLSRVDFSDHRNLIIVATSLGMGLLVTTYPKISEAVPPWLEILFGSGITLGSVTAIALNVLFFHVGRREGPAVAGGPAVGVITLPEVNRMSRQRFGEVFGSVVQNNDWVLDRAFAEAPFADTGALRAAFAEAILGGSDAEKTDLIRSFPDLGARSSDGEALAADHVALAELGPEERAEVDALAVAYRDQFGFPLVVCAREIAHYDRVLRSGRERLENSAATERAFAVVEVAKIVNYRFDDTVANANPIASALGAGPAIERRW
- the hpxO gene encoding FAD-dependent urate hydroxylase HpxO → MKVIIIGAGVGGTSAGIALRRLGHDVTIYDKMRENKPVGAALSLWSNGVKVLNWLGLAEQVAALGGDMATMAYHDGHSGEQLCRFSLAPVTTMTGQKPYPVARADLQALLMRTFGVDDIRLGMRLTEVHDDGTTVTATFADGSTDTADMLIGADGARSTIRDYVTRDGAPRIERKYSGYTNFNGLVALDADIGPADQWTTYVAEGKRAAVMPIAGGRFYFWFDVPQPAGLAHDPDDGIAPLRAAFAGWAPGVQTLLDAIDPASSLNRVEIWDVDPFHTWVKGRVAILGDAAHNTAPDIGQGACSALEDAFALGITVATNTVSVEDSLLRYQRIRSERAGELVLRARRRGDETHAFDPAITQAWYDSLRGTDGAGIIRGIVGNIEDSPINLGGGVLGA
- the uraD gene encoding 2-oxo-4-hydroxy-4-carboxy-5-ureidoimidazoline decarboxylase, producing the protein MQLTDFNALSPAEAARIAAVWAAIPAWVDGVVTGRPYRTISDLEATATGLAAAWTDRDLDAALAHHPRIGQRAEGDGADARASASEQAAVADATAALHAAITDANAAYESRFGRVFLVRAAGRTAAEILGEAHRRLGNDDDAELREALDALNEIALLRIRSDLTEEAPA
- a CDS encoding molybdopterin-dependent oxidoreductase, with protein sequence MKLTVDGRAVEVDAGPGRCLRTVLRDVGAHAVKRGCDHGDCGACTVLVNGIARHSCITPAFRADGAEIVTAEGLAPAGETGAVAGDFVAAAGFQCGYCTPGMVVTATAHRQGQGPRDESEAFKGNLCRCTGYRSIRSALAGEAGAECPRAPAAHPVATGTAAFTLDEAPPVGTLHLRFVLSPHAHARMLTVDATPALAIAGVRAVLGPDDDPGVLHSWARHHHREDDPDDTVLYDSIARYVGQRMVAVLADDPRAAERGAAAVMVEYEVLPPVLDPETAMGSTVLVHGDKGAASRIADAGRNLVAAGSAHTGDVEHGLDAAAYTVDEVWRTGRVQHVHLETHCARAWVADDGRLTVRSSTQVPFLVRDELALVLGLDRDRVRVLTGRVGGGFGGKQEMLLEAYVAHAALRLGVPVQCEMTRREQFVSAPSRHPMRVRVRAGCDSDGVLTALDIDVLADAGAYGNHSTGVMFHGCSESVAVYRCPNKRIEARAVYTNTLPSGAFRGYGLGQVGFAIEGAMTELAVQAGLDPVEFRRRNVVRPGDPLVDFHVAGPDPEHGDLTYGGSYGLDQCLDAVDRRLGTPADGPPGWAIGRGAALAMIATLPPRGHVADATVELTTEGPVLSVGTAEFGNGTTTVLGQLVARSLGCRPDEVTIRQSDTDAVGHDTGAFGSAGTVVAGRAVLAAAEDAAGQVRAALSLGPQAPLDGISLRDFAGTVGRGRHDGTPRSLAFNVQGFTVAVRRETGEVRILRSVHAADAGTVLNPEQLRGQIEGAVVQALGTAMYEEMRIDESGAVENPELRNYHVPQIGDAPDTEVVFAETHDELGPLGAKSMSEAPYNPVAPALAAAVADAIGTPIRTLPLSRDRVWRASSDRR
- the uraH gene encoding hydroxyisourate hydrolase, with the protein product MSRITTHILDAVQGSPAAGVETVLARPGGPEIARGRTDADGRLALGPDDLPDGDYQLRFDTGRYFAESGRASFHPSVTIAFTVADAPHYHVPLLLSPYSYTTYRGS
- a CDS encoding nucleotidyltransferase family protein; translated protein: MHDRQAGEDAGFRPTGVLLAAGAGSRFGMPKVRADGGRWADSAVRALRAGGCGSVLVVLGADPSARIAGARTVLAPDWQVGLSRSVAAGLTRADGAVVLMPVDTPDVNAECVRRVIAAGCCASSGIARAVYRGTVGHPVYVSAEHRRPLARALRAAGPLHADHGLGPHLPGATVRVECGDIATGRDIDRLAPGVGP
- a CDS encoding helix-turn-helix domain-containing protein → MRLGQLIDDPEFRLRLLVDPGDARAIELGRVFTTDQPVPERYLSGGELVLTGLLFHSGDAAESVRFVDSAAAGGAVAIGAGMDHFGAVPDHFVDACARAGMALFAVPADVSFGDLTQAFIHAAQRQAEQVHAALDRSRKLLAALAEGRALDEIAASVVAATGIGCQLITAAGKRVAAVGLATTDNQLDEIAAAARTTRSFPLAVAGGTLVPVGSRRNLASAWYLFLGAVPAAIGRDAWDAYDEFIAITTLVRARESDVARLVDADGDAAVAAMVGGDGALGPGSVVVVRGRDPRVLRGLVRDGLVSLARVTVGVDTGDVIAHVPGGAVAAACAELRRHLERVAPIVDGRIRIGVSDPSPAEGVGGAVRAARLAADLGDGDSVSMHTAAELSSARALFAYVPDRVREDFVARVLGPVIEHDQRSGAELVATLRVFLATGGSWVRTADELHLHPNSVRYRIGKAAELSGRDLADNRARVDVSLALELL
- a CDS encoding amidohydrolase family protein, which codes for MPVRTSVFRARLVDTVSGANGPELRIEPDGALVVRPDGTIGYRGPWSRLPAEYSAAPVTDHRRGYLRPGFVDTHVHFPQVFSTGAYGGGRLLTWLERCIFPAEARLRDPAFAEVAAEAFCARRAAVGTTTALVFGSAFPQAQKALYTRSLAWGLRTVSGRGVQTLGPPAAGPLLTDLDTALGLCRDEIDEWHGAGGGLIGAAVVPRFALSLAPADMQRLATLYDEVRGRGVYFHTHLSENDSGPDGEVATVRRTYGVANYLDAYTGFLGRRSVFAHAVHCHDDELARLAGAGSSIAHCPVSQLFLGSGTMPWRRTADAGVTVALGTDVGAGDEWLLPRVANAAYKVHLSDGEGSIALDAATLLDLCTHAGARALDLDDRIGNLDVGMDADFVVIDPDRSPGLRDQLEHSGGNGAEAEVFTLLMTMREDAVASTHVRGRRVHAP